The following proteins are encoded in a genomic region of Dasypus novemcinctus isolate mDasNov1 chromosome 3, mDasNov1.1.hap2, whole genome shotgun sequence:
- the CRIP1 gene encoding cysteine-rich protein 1, which produces MPKCPKCAKEVYFAERVTSLGKDWHRPCLKCEKCGKTLTSGGHAEHEGKPYCNHPCYSAMFGPKGFGRGGAESHTFK; this is translated from the exons ATGCCCAAGTGCCCCAAGTGCGCCAAGGAGGTGTACTTCG CCGAGCGAGTGACATCCCTGGGGAAGGATTGGCATCGGCCCTGCCTCAAGTGTGAGAAATGTGGAAAGACCCTGACTTCGGGGGGCCACGCTGAG CACGAGGGCAAGCCCTACTGCAACCACCCCTGCTACTCGGCCATGTTCGGGCCCAAAG GCTTTGGGCGCGGAGGAGCTGAGAGTCACACTTTCAAGTAA